The following nucleotide sequence is from Primulina tabacum isolate GXHZ01 chromosome 2, ASM2559414v2, whole genome shotgun sequence.
GAAATGTATGGACCACTTCAATTTTATCTGTGTTTTGGAAGATTGACGATTCAAGATGGACTCAAATAGTTCTAATCAAAAAAAGAATCTAATATTATCTAGACCACACCAGCTATTTGGTGTTGGGATGATAATTGATTGCTCAGTCCACACCAGTTAATCATGTTACACGTCGACATCTTTCGATCATCTCATTTCACGTAGTATCCaatgatgaaacttaaatttttcaAGAAAGGGTTTGTAACTAAGTTGGGTAGATTGTAAACCGCTGAAATGGCAGTGgagtaaaaattatttttgcttGTAAGGAATATACGTCTCGGTGTATAGTGAAACTGCATTTTGTTTAATCAGGAAGAATTGAAAGCTGTTGAAGGCCTTCCACCCGCTTCAAGATCTTGTAAAGAGTATGTTGGTTTCTGGAATGCATCTACTTTTAATTTCAAGGATGAATTCGAAAGAACACggctaattttttaaaatatggttttgtcTTTCATCAAATGATACAAATCATATACCCATGTTGATGTTGAATTTCATTGACAggcttgcagatttcgtggcaGCAAATGTAGATCCTCTAATACCTACGTGAGAACATACATTGGTTGTCTTTTCAAATTGCAtaattcttgttttttttttttttcggaaTCTTGAAATCTTGGTCTTTGAAAGCAGAACCAAGAAGATCAGCAAATCACACCGCCTCTGGAAATGGCTCTGGTATGAGTTTCTAAACTGTCATCGCAAAGTTGAAAAATGCACAACTCTACATATCttcataaaaaattttcttacttccccgcttaaatattttcatttataaTCTGAGTGTAAATCCCATTTTTTGCAGTGGATTTTCATGCTTCAGTTTATCATGGATTTTCTGTTGCTGTCACCACTGCACGTGCGATCTCGAGATGCCACACTGCCCTGAATGCAATACATGCCGTTGCAGAAGCaaatgcgcgagctgccgaatCCCAAAATGTCAATGTTTTTCTTGCTGGAATAGCCGATGTTTTGACAACTGTACATGTAGACTGCCTAGCTGCTGCTGCATTCCCGAGTTCACTTCGTACTTAAGTTGGCCTTCATGTTTCTCGTATTTGTCTTGGCCTTCGTGCTTAACCTGCTCTTGTTCTTGTGTGAACCCTTGCTCTATCCCGTGCTCTTGTCCGAGCATTAAGTTTAAGTGTAGATATCCCAAATGTCCCAAGGTAAATGTATGTTCATATTGTGACAAAAACTGCTGCTACCCTTGCTTCTTTTGTTTTTAGAATTATATGATAATATAGACATATTTAAATTTCCTGGATCTCCATTCTCCACATCCGTAGTCTATCtccacttttatttttttttcacattCGATAAATTCGAAACAAATTAAAAGTCTCGCGTTTGGGACAACGTTTCAAATTCAAGACAGCTAAAAAAACGAAagagaagaaatttttttttttttagcaaaAAATAGCCACAAAGAGAAAGTTAGACAGTGAAAAAAGCTCagttttgtatattttttatagGCAGAAATGTATGTGAGATGATCTCAATGGTCGtgttttgtgagacaaatatcttatttgggtcatctattaaaaaatattattttttatgttaaaagtattattttttattgtgaatatcggtagagttgatccgtctgacagataaagatttgtaagATTTATCTCATAAGAGATCTATTCTTTCTTGCACGATCTTAATCTTAACCAGGTTGTGTGAGATTCTCACACCGAGGTTCATTTTTTATGTACATGAGTTgatgtttgtgaaaataaagaTCAGGAGTTTAGGTttttaaatttcataatttatttattaggttAATGATACAAAGCATCCTTCTACATGGCTATATAGGATTCGATGCATGTACAGTTGCCAACGAATCTTAAATTTCCAATTGGCTATTTTGGTTcaaattattattgatataaCATTAATTACATATATTAGTAGTACAATTATTATCAATATGCTAATAATTATGGTGTCATACCATGTGGCATCAGCATTTTAGTGTGCATTTAATTTGATGCATTTTTTATATTGTACTCTataattttatatcatattacATAAATTTGTTATACATTCAATGCACATGATTAGCAacaattatttgattttgatgCCCTTAAGATTATCGTGTTTGGATTAATATCATTACAGAAGGGCCGAGCCCTTTTGATAAACGATGGCCCTGAAAAGGGTCAATCGCGAGAATTTATCAAGATCTTCGGTGATATATAAAAAATCTAGATAAACATGCGATTTGGTCAAATCTACAGAGAGATAAGGTAAGAGTTCTAGCCATCATGATTATCGAGCCCTCTCAAGTAGAATTCTACGTACTTAGgaatcatatttaaaaaaagtaaTTAGTCCCTCATGCttctatatatataacaagtaTTCACTTTGTTGCTTATTCCGCACTCTTTGCTCTTTGCACTCATAAACAGAACATTGACTTCAGCATCTGACCCTATTTTGTATTTGCAGATCCTTCAGCACCGACTCGACCCCAAAAGCTTGGGGATTTGAAAACTTGCTAACCAAATCGAAcggaagataaaattttgatcatattttctttaaatCAAGAGTATGTTTTTTAATTGTAATAAACTTTTTTGaagtataaaatatttttttaaaaaaaagtgtgGCGGGACGAataatttatattgttttttaGTGTCGCGATTTGAAAAACTGGATTTTTCTGTGGTTCAAATTTTCCCATGTCAATAATCATAATTTTGGATTAGTTTtataatgtttaatttattattttcacaCCTCGGCCTAACGACAGAATTGGCCATCAGCCTGTTTGAAACTTCGATAAAAATAGGATCAGTGCCACTTAAATCTAATATAATCAGATTTTTCCATTCTTTCTTGAAGTAAATTAACTTTAGTTGTGACAGtcttattcaaaattttaatacataaattcaaaattttaaaaaaaattgaaatcttGTAATTTATACCATaagaaatgaaaataataaaataaaaatacccaTTTCCTTACTTAAGTCCGATCTTTGGTCATTTTTTCCATCCCCGAGAAAATTGATTACACTTCACCAAACTTATTGAAACGAAGTTTTCTTCATATGCTTACCAAGTTTTTCATAGTCAAAGCAAGAATTTTTTCATTCGAtgagtttatatatatatatatatatatatatatatatagtgtgtgtgtgtgtgtgtgtgtgtgtttcatTTCCTATCTAAATTAAAGTCTCGAAACTAAATTTGGTGTAAATTATTCAAATTTATACATTTTAATTAAAATGGAATtcgaataattgttttttttataaattaaaggTGGTTATCATTAGACGATTGTTGCTTCTTTCTCAAGGTCTGATTTCTTGTTCACCAAACATACCTCACTTCCAACTCAATATGTATTAGTTTGATAATATTTTGGATATGTGATATTAATTCTTTTGGGGTTGGTAAGCTGATTGTGACCCAGCCAAGtcaaacaataattaaaaaaaaaacgaggGATTTGAattcaattttatatatatataaaaatcaacggtgtcattttgaaaattatttatttaaaatccaGCTAGCATGTATAGGAAAATggaaacaataaataataaaggatATCTTTATGGGAtcttaatattaatttaatttgattttgTTGTTCTGGAATATTGTCGATTCTTTTTATATAATGAGTTGGGGTAATTTTTTATGTAATCTAATTACTGTTGGATTTGAATCTAAGATCATATGAATTTTTAGCCTTATCCTTAATTACtattggcaaaaatttgtgtgagacggtttcacgggtcgtattttgtgagacagatctcttatttgggtcatccatgaaaaattattactttttatgctaagagtattactttttatcatgaatatcggtagggttgaccagataaagattcgtgagaccgtctcacaagagaccgtCTCATTATCATTAGACCAAGAGATCCTTAGCGGAGAGACTAATATGATCTTAGGAATTTTATATGCCATATGTAGTTTGTATTTTATATAAAGTTTTGTTATTTCGAAACACAATAAATTGAGttgtttagaaaatttttaaattaaaagcaCTTTGGTTTTGCGAAAAATggtaaaattttattatgattatCAAACAGAAGAACAAAGTTTGTATATATGAATGAAACCGAGAAATGTGTGTGTAATTCCAATTACATTTGAGAAAAAAGAAAGACAAAAAATGCTCACATGTTCAACATTTGCCCTAATAAACTAAATATAAGGAGTAGTCAGTACTCCACGAAACCAAGAACATTCTTGatgaatatttatatatacaatTTCTTGATCCATAGTTCCACAATTCATGATCTCTTTGAACTGTAATTTGCAGGCGAATTCGACCCTTTTCTCCTATCATGTTGTCGTGCATTTTCAGTGAACGAAAGGGGCGAATTCGACCCTTTCCTCCGATCATGTCGTCGTGCATTTTCAATGAACGAAACGGGCGATTTTGCCCCATTTTCACACCCTTCATTTGGTCTGTTCCTGTGATGATACAACGGAGAATTCTCCTTCTTCTTAGCAATTTCTTTAGACGAATGATCACTATCGGTGGAAACTGCAAAAACGAAAGTACCAATTTGCAAGTCTTCAAGATCTTTCAACGGCTCCAAAACTTTGATCACTTCACTTATAATCGGCCTAAGTTTTGGCCGATGGCTTAAGCAATGATAAGCAATCTCTGCTGCCTTTTG
It contains:
- the LOC142528306 gene encoding uncharacterized protein LOC142528306 isoform X1; translation: MSGLRGNGSVSTLPLPLPLPWPKSPPKYPDLYGKRRELAKIQILEREIGFLEEELKAVEGLPPASRSCKELADFVAANVDPLIPTTKKISKSHRLWKWLCGFSCFSLSWIFCCCHHCTCDLEMPHCPECNTCRCRSKCASCRIPKCQCFSCWNSRCFDNCTCRLPSCCCIPEFTSYLSWPSCFSYLSWPSCLTCSCSCVNPCSIPCSCPSIKFKCRYPKCPKVNVCSYCDKNCCYPCFFCF
- the LOC142528306 gene encoding uncharacterized protein LOC142528306 isoform X2, which gives rise to MAPCQRCRCRCRCRGLSRRPSTLICTGSAGSWPRFRFWRGRLVFLRLADFVAANVDPLIPTTKKISKSHRLWKWLCGFSCFSLSWIFCCCHHCTCDLEMPHCPECNTCRCRSKCASCRIPKCQCFSCWNSRCFDNCTCRLPSCCCIPEFTSYLSWPSCFSYLSWPSCLTCSCSCVNPCSIPCSCPSIKFKCRYPKCPKVNVCSYCDKNCCYPCFFCF